Proteins from one Malania oleifera isolate guangnan ecotype guangnan chromosome 4, ASM2987363v1, whole genome shotgun sequence genomic window:
- the LOC131154482 gene encoding uncharacterized protein LOC131154482 isoform X4: MQSSSKAQQVNNAKMKVKFLSSDEVINLTSGTKGVMQVSTRRSGSSNDPSGSLPSTSKKKNMVPKPVSPRCFSSIQNTNLTVLPGGLKHHALCNMQSCTAPQRQPVLKSTSINDVETNLSAPSKQRSAPERLTNTTEAEDRPRKRAAPAINAKPSYQSTLERLTDTVAEEYSPQNSIASAVNTKPSSCFVVPRINTRYSGSLKDETPNKGLRAPSKQSAPERLTNTTGAEDRPGKRGAPAVNAKSSYQSTLENLTDTVAAEDNPQNSVASAVNTNPSSCFVVPQTNTRYSGSLQDENSSNGVDGGFNQVAKLGLKEKKGKVVSDPQEGISFQADSVEAVIPSKELEASWTTHSDFLKDENPNNGIRGFNQEAKLGLKEKKGKEVVSAPQEGISFRADPVEVVMPLKELEASSTRYCGPLKGENPNNGIDHNAKLGLNENKGKIVMTAPQEGIRFRTDPVEVVMPLKELAALSRRECLAHVSESISFVATKPPSASSSGGNFCSGTCPSNIEASNIEVQERTLQNISPNLRENRQNGPAAEVIWNFEVLGPNVNVGLCEGFIAHPPAKVSRKAYEFSKQIAGVLLFKLHPRCDFWPEIFQIECPDKNDIALYFYPGNFERTRWQLLHVGSLPKFEGQYTNLRSMISL, encoded by the exons ATGCAGTCTTCTTCTAAAGCACAGCAAGTTAATAATGCTAAAATGAAAGTAAAATTTCTTTCTTCTGATGAAGTCATCAACTTAACATCTGGAACCAAAGGAGTAATGCAGGTTTCAACCCGTCGTTCAGGATCTTCAAATGATCCATCTGGTTCATTGCCTTCTACTTCCAAGAAGAAAAATATGGTGCCAAAACCTGTCTCTCCAAGGTGTTTCTCATCGATACAGAATACAAATCTCACAGTACTTCCAGGGGGTCTGAAACATCATGCACTTTGCAATATGCAGTCATGTACGGCCCCTCAACGACAGCCTGTTCTAAAGTCAACATCAATAAATGATGTGGAAACCAATCTGAGTGCCCCTTCTAAGCAGCGATCTGCACCAGAAAGATTAACAAACACTACAGAAGCAGAAGATAGACCTAGAAAACGAGCTGCTCCCGCTATAAATGCTAAGCCAAGTTATCAATCTACATTGGAAAGATTAACAGACACTGTAGCAGAAGAATATAGTCCTCAAAATTCAATTGCTTCTGCTGTAAATACTAAGCCTAGTTCATGCTTTGTAGTTCCTCGGATCAACACAAGATATTCTGGTTCCTTGAAAGATGAAACCCCGAACAAAGGCCTGAGAGCCCCTTCTAAGCAATCTGCACCAGAAAGATTAACAAACACTACAGGAGCAGAAGATAGACCTGGAAAACGAGGTGCTCCTGCTGTAAATGCTAAGTCAAGTTATCAATCTACATTAGAAAACTTAACAGACACTGTAGCAGCAGAAGATAATCCTCAAAATTCAGTTGCTTCTGCTGTAAATACTAATCCTAGTTCATGCTTTGTAGTTCCTCAGACCAATACGAGATACTCTGGTTCCTTGCAAGATGAAAACTCAAGCAATGGCGTTGATGGTGGGTTTAACCAGGTAGCAAAGTTGGGACTGAAGGAGAAAAAAG gaaaagtTGTGTCAGATCCCCAAGAAGGAATTAGCTTCCAAGCTGATTCGGTAGAGGCTGTAATTCCTTCAAAGGAACTTGAAGCTTCATGGACAACACATTCTGATTTCTTGAAAGATGAAAACCCAAACAATGGCATTCGTGGGTTTAATCAGGAAGCAAAGTTGGGACTGAAGGAGAAAAAAG gaaaagaagttgtgTCAGCTCCCCAAGAAGGAATTAGCTTCCGAGCTGATCCTGTAGAGGTTGTAATGCCTTTGAAGGAACTTGAAGCTTCAAGTACTAGATATTGTGGTCCCTTGAAAGGTGAAAACCCAAACAATGGCATTGACCACAATGCAAAGTTAGGTCTGAACGAGAATAAAG gaaaaatagtgATGACAGCTCCCCAAGAAGGAATTAGATTCCGAACTGATCCTGTCGAGGTTGTGATGCCTTTGAAGGAACTTGCAGCTTTGAGTAGGAGGGAATGCCTGGCCCATGTATCAGAGAGTATATCCTTTGTGGCTACGAAGCCTCCTTCAGCTAGCAGTTCAG GTGGCAACTTTTGTAGTGGCACTTGTCCGAGTAACATTGAGGCGAGTAACATTGAGGTTCAAGAAAGAACTCTACAAAATATTTCACCTAACTTACGGGAAAATCGTCAGAATGGTCCAGCAGCAGAAGTTATTTGGAA CTTTGAGGTTCTTGGTCCCAATGTTAATGTTGGATTGTGTGAAGGGTTCATTGCTCATCCTCCTGCCAAAGTTTCTCGTAAAGCCTATGAATTTTCAAAACAGATTGCTGGTGTTCTACTGTTCAAGCTGCATCCACGATGTGATTTCTGGCCAGAAATCTTTCAGATAGAATGCCCTGACAAAAATGATATTGCGTTGTATTTTTATCCTGGAAATTTTGAGAG AACTAGATGGCAGCTTCTTCATGTGGGGAGTTTACCGAAGTTTGAAGGACAGTACACAAACTTAAGGTCCATGATCAGCCTCTGA
- the LOC131154482 gene encoding uncharacterized protein LOC131154482 isoform X6, whose product MQSSSKAQQVNNAKMKVKFLSSDEVINLTSGTKGVMQVSTRRSGSSNDPSGSLPSTSKKKNMVPKPVSPRCFSSIQNTNLTVLPGGLKHHALCNMQSCTAPQRQPVLKSTSINDVETNLSAPSKQRSAPERLTNTTEAEDRPRKRAAPAINAKPSYQSTLERLTDTVAEEYSPQNSIASAVNTKPSSCFVVPRINTRYSGSLKDETPNKGLRAPSKQSAPERLTNTTGAEDRPGKRVPQTNTRYSGSLQDENSSNGVDGGFNQVAKLGLKEKKGKVVSDPQEGISFQADSVEAVIPSKELEASWTTHSDFLKDENPNNGIRGFNQEAKLGLKEKKGKEVVSAPQEGISFRADPVEVVMPLKELEASSTRYCGPLKGENPNNGIDHNAKLGLNENKGKIVMTAPQEGIRFRTDPVEVVMPLKELAALSRRECLAHVSESISFVATKPPSASSSGGNFCSGTCPSNIEASNIEVQERTLQNISPNLRENRQNGPAAEVIWKGSFEVLGPNVNVGLCEGFIAHPPAKVSRKAYEFSKQIAGVLLFKLHPRCDFWPEIFQIECPDKNDIALYFYPGNFERTRWQLLHVGSLPKFEGQYTNLRSMISL is encoded by the exons ATGCAGTCTTCTTCTAAAGCACAGCAAGTTAATAATGCTAAAATGAAAGTAAAATTTCTTTCTTCTGATGAAGTCATCAACTTAACATCTGGAACCAAAGGAGTAATGCAGGTTTCAACCCGTCGTTCAGGATCTTCAAATGATCCATCTGGTTCATTGCCTTCTACTTCCAAGAAGAAAAATATGGTGCCAAAACCTGTCTCTCCAAGGTGTTTCTCATCGATACAGAATACAAATCTCACAGTACTTCCAGGGGGTCTGAAACATCATGCACTTTGCAATATGCAGTCATGTACGGCCCCTCAACGACAGCCTGTTCTAAAGTCAACATCAATAAATGATGTGGAAACCAATCTGAGTGCCCCTTCTAAGCAGCGATCTGCACCAGAAAGATTAACAAACACTACAGAAGCAGAAGATAGACCTAGAAAACGAGCTGCTCCCGCTATAAATGCTAAGCCAAGTTATCAATCTACATTGGAAAGATTAACAGACACTGTAGCAGAAGAATATAGTCCTCAAAATTCAATTGCTTCTGCTGTAAATACTAAGCCTAGTTCATGCTTTGTAGTTCCTCGGATCAACACAAGATATTCTGGTTCCTTGAAAGATGAAACCCCGAACAAAGGCCTGAGAGCCCCTTCTAAGCAATCTGCACCAGAAAGATTAACAAACACTACAGGAGCAGAAGATAGACCTGGAAAACGAG TTCCTCAGACCAATACGAGATACTCTGGTTCCTTGCAAGATGAAAACTCAAGCAATGGCGTTGATGGTGGGTTTAACCAGGTAGCAAAGTTGGGACTGAAGGAGAAAAAAG gaaaagtTGTGTCAGATCCCCAAGAAGGAATTAGCTTCCAAGCTGATTCGGTAGAGGCTGTAATTCCTTCAAAGGAACTTGAAGCTTCATGGACAACACATTCTGATTTCTTGAAAGATGAAAACCCAAACAATGGCATTCGTGGGTTTAATCAGGAAGCAAAGTTGGGACTGAAGGAGAAAAAAG gaaaagaagttgtgTCAGCTCCCCAAGAAGGAATTAGCTTCCGAGCTGATCCTGTAGAGGTTGTAATGCCTTTGAAGGAACTTGAAGCTTCAAGTACTAGATATTGTGGTCCCTTGAAAGGTGAAAACCCAAACAATGGCATTGACCACAATGCAAAGTTAGGTCTGAACGAGAATAAAG gaaaaatagtgATGACAGCTCCCCAAGAAGGAATTAGATTCCGAACTGATCCTGTCGAGGTTGTGATGCCTTTGAAGGAACTTGCAGCTTTGAGTAGGAGGGAATGCCTGGCCCATGTATCAGAGAGTATATCCTTTGTGGCTACGAAGCCTCCTTCAGCTAGCAGTTCAG GTGGCAACTTTTGTAGTGGCACTTGTCCGAGTAACATTGAGGCGAGTAACATTGAGGTTCAAGAAAGAACTCTACAAAATATTTCACCTAACTTACGGGAAAATCGTCAGAATGGTCCAGCAGCAGAAGTTATTTGGAA GGGCAGCTTTGAGGTTCTTGGTCCCAATGTTAATGTTGGATTGTGTGAAGGGTTCATTGCTCATCCTCCTGCCAAAGTTTCTCGTAAAGCCTATGAATTTTCAAAACAGATTGCTGGTGTTCTACTGTTCAAGCTGCATCCACGATGTGATTTCTGGCCAGAAATCTTTCAGATAGAATGCCCTGACAAAAATGATATTGCGTTGTATTTTTATCCTGGAAATTTTGAGAG AACTAGATGGCAGCTTCTTCATGTGGGGAGTTTACCGAAGTTTGAAGGACAGTACACAAACTTAAGGTCCATGATCAGCCTCTGA
- the LOC131154482 gene encoding uncharacterized protein LOC131154482 isoform X3, whose amino-acid sequence MQSSSKAQQVNNAKMKVKFLSSDEVINLTSGTKGVMQVSTRRSGSSNDPSGSLPSTSKKKNMVPKPVSPRCFSSIQNTNLTVLPGGLKHHALCNMQSCTAPQRQPVLKSTSINDVETNLSAPSKQRSAPERLTNTTEAEDRPRKRAAPAINAKPSYQSTLERLTDTVAEEYSPQNSIASAVNTKPSSCFVVPRINTRYSGSLKDETPNKGLRAPSKQSAPERLTNTTGAEDRPGKRGAPAVNAKSSYQSTLENLTDTVAAEDNPQNSVASAVNTNPSSCFVVPQTNTRYSGSLQDENSSNGVDGGFNQVAKLGLKEKKGKVVSDPQEGISFQADSVEAVIPSKELEASWTTHSDFLKDENPNNGIRGFNQEAKLGLKEKKGKEVVSAPQEGISFRADPVEVVMPLKELEASSTRYCGPLKGENPNNGIDHNAKLGLNENKGKIVMTAPQEGIRFRTDPVEVVMPLKELAALSRRECLAHVSESISFVATKPPSASSSGGNFCSGTCPSNIEASNIEVQERTLQNISPNLRENRQNGPAAEVIWKGSFEVLGPNVNVGLCEGFIAHPPAKVSRKAYEFSKQIAGVLLFKLHPRCDFWPEIFQIECPDKNDIALYFYPGNFERTRWQLLHVGSLPKFEGQYTNLRSMISL is encoded by the exons ATGCAGTCTTCTTCTAAAGCACAGCAAGTTAATAATGCTAAAATGAAAGTAAAATTTCTTTCTTCTGATGAAGTCATCAACTTAACATCTGGAACCAAAGGAGTAATGCAGGTTTCAACCCGTCGTTCAGGATCTTCAAATGATCCATCTGGTTCATTGCCTTCTACTTCCAAGAAGAAAAATATGGTGCCAAAACCTGTCTCTCCAAGGTGTTTCTCATCGATACAGAATACAAATCTCACAGTACTTCCAGGGGGTCTGAAACATCATGCACTTTGCAATATGCAGTCATGTACGGCCCCTCAACGACAGCCTGTTCTAAAGTCAACATCAATAAATGATGTGGAAACCAATCTGAGTGCCCCTTCTAAGCAGCGATCTGCACCAGAAAGATTAACAAACACTACAGAAGCAGAAGATAGACCTAGAAAACGAGCTGCTCCCGCTATAAATGCTAAGCCAAGTTATCAATCTACATTGGAAAGATTAACAGACACTGTAGCAGAAGAATATAGTCCTCAAAATTCAATTGCTTCTGCTGTAAATACTAAGCCTAGTTCATGCTTTGTAGTTCCTCGGATCAACACAAGATATTCTGGTTCCTTGAAAGATGAAACCCCGAACAAAGGCCTGAGAGCCCCTTCTAAGCAATCTGCACCAGAAAGATTAACAAACACTACAGGAGCAGAAGATAGACCTGGAAAACGAGGTGCTCCTGCTGTAAATGCTAAGTCAAGTTATCAATCTACATTAGAAAACTTAACAGACACTGTAGCAGCAGAAGATAATCCTCAAAATTCAGTTGCTTCTGCTGTAAATACTAATCCTAGTTCATGCTTTGTAGTTCCTCAGACCAATACGAGATACTCTGGTTCCTTGCAAGATGAAAACTCAAGCAATGGCGTTGATGGTGGGTTTAACCAGGTAGCAAAGTTGGGACTGAAGGAGAAAAAAG gaaaagtTGTGTCAGATCCCCAAGAAGGAATTAGCTTCCAAGCTGATTCGGTAGAGGCTGTAATTCCTTCAAAGGAACTTGAAGCTTCATGGACAACACATTCTGATTTCTTGAAAGATGAAAACCCAAACAATGGCATTCGTGGGTTTAATCAGGAAGCAAAGTTGGGACTGAAGGAGAAAAAAG gaaaagaagttgtgTCAGCTCCCCAAGAAGGAATTAGCTTCCGAGCTGATCCTGTAGAGGTTGTAATGCCTTTGAAGGAACTTGAAGCTTCAAGTACTAGATATTGTGGTCCCTTGAAAGGTGAAAACCCAAACAATGGCATTGACCACAATGCAAAGTTAGGTCTGAACGAGAATAAAG gaaaaatagtgATGACAGCTCCCCAAGAAGGAATTAGATTCCGAACTGATCCTGTCGAGGTTGTGATGCCTTTGAAGGAACTTGCAGCTTTGAGTAGGAGGGAATGCCTGGCCCATGTATCAGAGAGTATATCCTTTGTGGCTACGAAGCCTCCTTCAGCTAGCAGTTCAG GTGGCAACTTTTGTAGTGGCACTTGTCCGAGTAACATTGAGGCGAGTAACATTGAGGTTCAAGAAAGAACTCTACAAAATATTTCACCTAACTTACGGGAAAATCGTCAGAATGGTCCAGCAGCAGAAGTTATTTGGAA GGGCAGCTTTGAGGTTCTTGGTCCCAATGTTAATGTTGGATTGTGTGAAGGGTTCATTGCTCATCCTCCTGCCAAAGTTTCTCGTAAAGCCTATGAATTTTCAAAACAGATTGCTGGTGTTCTACTGTTCAAGCTGCATCCACGATGTGATTTCTGGCCAGAAATCTTTCAGATAGAATGCCCTGACAAAAATGATATTGCGTTGTATTTTTATCCTGGAAATTTTGAGAG AACTAGATGGCAGCTTCTTCATGTGGGGAGTTTACCGAAGTTTGAAGGACAGTACACAAACTTAAGGTCCATGATCAGCCTCTGA
- the LOC131154482 gene encoding uncharacterized protein LOC131154482 isoform X1: MQSSSKAQQVNNAKMKVKFLSSDEVINLTSGTKGVMQVSTRRSGSSNDPSGSLPSTSKKKNMVPKPVSPRCFSSIQNTNLTVLPGGLKHHALCNMQSCTAPQRQPVLKSTSINDVETNLSAPSKQRSAPERLTNTTEAEDRPRKRAAPAINAKPSYQSTLERLTDTVAEEYSPQNSIASAVNTKPSSCFVVPRINTRYSGSLKDETPNKGLRAPSKQSAPERLTNTTGAEDRPGKRGAPAVNAKSSYQSTLENLTDTVAAEDNPQNSVASAVNTNPSSCFVVPQTNTRYSGSLQDENSSNGVDGGFNQVAKLGLKEKKGKVVSDPQEGISFQADSVEAVIPSKELEASWTTHSDFLKDENPNNGIRGFNQEAKLGLKEKKGKEVVSAPQEGISFRADPVEVVMPLKELEASSTRYCGPLKGENPNNGIDHNAKLGLNENKGKIVMTAPQEGIRFRTDPVEVVMPLKELAALSRRECLAHVSESISFVATKPPSASSSGGNFCSGTCPSNIEASNIEVQERTLQNISPNLRENRQNGPAAEVIWKGSFEVLGPNVNVGLCEGFIAHPPAKVSRKAYEFSKQIAGVLLFKLHPRCDFWPEIFQIECPDKNDIALYFYPGNFERSRRKYSLLLKFIENQDLVLRSCMGCVELLVCASRCLHEDSQKLDGSFFMWGVYRSLKDSTQT, translated from the exons ATGCAGTCTTCTTCTAAAGCACAGCAAGTTAATAATGCTAAAATGAAAGTAAAATTTCTTTCTTCTGATGAAGTCATCAACTTAACATCTGGAACCAAAGGAGTAATGCAGGTTTCAACCCGTCGTTCAGGATCTTCAAATGATCCATCTGGTTCATTGCCTTCTACTTCCAAGAAGAAAAATATGGTGCCAAAACCTGTCTCTCCAAGGTGTTTCTCATCGATACAGAATACAAATCTCACAGTACTTCCAGGGGGTCTGAAACATCATGCACTTTGCAATATGCAGTCATGTACGGCCCCTCAACGACAGCCTGTTCTAAAGTCAACATCAATAAATGATGTGGAAACCAATCTGAGTGCCCCTTCTAAGCAGCGATCTGCACCAGAAAGATTAACAAACACTACAGAAGCAGAAGATAGACCTAGAAAACGAGCTGCTCCCGCTATAAATGCTAAGCCAAGTTATCAATCTACATTGGAAAGATTAACAGACACTGTAGCAGAAGAATATAGTCCTCAAAATTCAATTGCTTCTGCTGTAAATACTAAGCCTAGTTCATGCTTTGTAGTTCCTCGGATCAACACAAGATATTCTGGTTCCTTGAAAGATGAAACCCCGAACAAAGGCCTGAGAGCCCCTTCTAAGCAATCTGCACCAGAAAGATTAACAAACACTACAGGAGCAGAAGATAGACCTGGAAAACGAGGTGCTCCTGCTGTAAATGCTAAGTCAAGTTATCAATCTACATTAGAAAACTTAACAGACACTGTAGCAGCAGAAGATAATCCTCAAAATTCAGTTGCTTCTGCTGTAAATACTAATCCTAGTTCATGCTTTGTAGTTCCTCAGACCAATACGAGATACTCTGGTTCCTTGCAAGATGAAAACTCAAGCAATGGCGTTGATGGTGGGTTTAACCAGGTAGCAAAGTTGGGACTGAAGGAGAAAAAAG gaaaagtTGTGTCAGATCCCCAAGAAGGAATTAGCTTCCAAGCTGATTCGGTAGAGGCTGTAATTCCTTCAAAGGAACTTGAAGCTTCATGGACAACACATTCTGATTTCTTGAAAGATGAAAACCCAAACAATGGCATTCGTGGGTTTAATCAGGAAGCAAAGTTGGGACTGAAGGAGAAAAAAG gaaaagaagttgtgTCAGCTCCCCAAGAAGGAATTAGCTTCCGAGCTGATCCTGTAGAGGTTGTAATGCCTTTGAAGGAACTTGAAGCTTCAAGTACTAGATATTGTGGTCCCTTGAAAGGTGAAAACCCAAACAATGGCATTGACCACAATGCAAAGTTAGGTCTGAACGAGAATAAAG gaaaaatagtgATGACAGCTCCCCAAGAAGGAATTAGATTCCGAACTGATCCTGTCGAGGTTGTGATGCCTTTGAAGGAACTTGCAGCTTTGAGTAGGAGGGAATGCCTGGCCCATGTATCAGAGAGTATATCCTTTGTGGCTACGAAGCCTCCTTCAGCTAGCAGTTCAG GTGGCAACTTTTGTAGTGGCACTTGTCCGAGTAACATTGAGGCGAGTAACATTGAGGTTCAAGAAAGAACTCTACAAAATATTTCACCTAACTTACGGGAAAATCGTCAGAATGGTCCAGCAGCAGAAGTTATTTGGAA GGGCAGCTTTGAGGTTCTTGGTCCCAATGTTAATGTTGGATTGTGTGAAGGGTTCATTGCTCATCCTCCTGCCAAAGTTTCTCGTAAAGCCTATGAATTTTCAAAACAGATTGCTGGTGTTCTACTGTTCAAGCTGCATCCACGATGTGATTTCTGGCCAGAAATCTTTCAGATAGAATGCCCTGACAAAAATGATATTGCGTTGTATTTTTATCCTGGAAATTTTGAGAG GTCCAGGAGAAAGTACTCTCTCCTTCTAAAGTTCATAGAGAACCAAGATTTGGTTTTGAGGAGTTGCATGGGATGTGTGGAGTTACTGGTTTGTGCATCTAGATGCTTGCATGAGGATTCCCAAa AACTAGATGGCAGCTTCTTCATGTGGGGAGTTTACCGAAGTTTGAAGGACAGTACACAAACTTAA
- the LOC131154482 gene encoding uncharacterized protein LOC131154482 isoform X2: MQSSSKAQQVNNAKMKVKFLSSDEVINLTSGTKGVMQVSTRRSGSSNDPSGSLPSTSKKKNMVPKPVSPRCFSSIQNTNLTVLPGGLKHHALCNMQSCTAPQRQPVLKSTSINDVETNLSAPSKQRSAPERLTNTTEAEDRPRKRAAPAINAKPSYQSTLERLTDTVAEEYSPQNSIASAVNTKPSSCFVVPRINTRYSGSLKDETPNKGLRAPSKQSAPERLTNTTGAEDRPGKRGAPAVNAKSSYQSTLENLTDTVAAEDNPQNSVASAVNTNPSSCFVVPQTNTRYSGSLQDENSSNGVDGGFNQVAKLGLKEKKGKVVSDPQEGISFQADSVEAVIPSKELEASWTTHSDFLKDENPNNGIRGFNQEAKLGLKEKKGKEVVSAPQEGISFRADPVEVVMPLKELEASSTRYCGPLKGENPNNGIDHNAKLGLNENKGKIVMTAPQEGIRFRTDPVEVVMPLKELAALSRRECLAHVSESISFVATKPPSASSSGGNFCSGTCPSNIEASNIEVQERTLQNISPNLRENRQNGPAAEVIWNFEVLGPNVNVGLCEGFIAHPPAKVSRKAYEFSKQIAGVLLFKLHPRCDFWPEIFQIECPDKNDIALYFYPGNFERSRRKYSLLLKFIENQDLVLRSCMGCVELLVCASRCLHEDSQKLDGSFFMWGVYRSLKDSTQT, encoded by the exons ATGCAGTCTTCTTCTAAAGCACAGCAAGTTAATAATGCTAAAATGAAAGTAAAATTTCTTTCTTCTGATGAAGTCATCAACTTAACATCTGGAACCAAAGGAGTAATGCAGGTTTCAACCCGTCGTTCAGGATCTTCAAATGATCCATCTGGTTCATTGCCTTCTACTTCCAAGAAGAAAAATATGGTGCCAAAACCTGTCTCTCCAAGGTGTTTCTCATCGATACAGAATACAAATCTCACAGTACTTCCAGGGGGTCTGAAACATCATGCACTTTGCAATATGCAGTCATGTACGGCCCCTCAACGACAGCCTGTTCTAAAGTCAACATCAATAAATGATGTGGAAACCAATCTGAGTGCCCCTTCTAAGCAGCGATCTGCACCAGAAAGATTAACAAACACTACAGAAGCAGAAGATAGACCTAGAAAACGAGCTGCTCCCGCTATAAATGCTAAGCCAAGTTATCAATCTACATTGGAAAGATTAACAGACACTGTAGCAGAAGAATATAGTCCTCAAAATTCAATTGCTTCTGCTGTAAATACTAAGCCTAGTTCATGCTTTGTAGTTCCTCGGATCAACACAAGATATTCTGGTTCCTTGAAAGATGAAACCCCGAACAAAGGCCTGAGAGCCCCTTCTAAGCAATCTGCACCAGAAAGATTAACAAACACTACAGGAGCAGAAGATAGACCTGGAAAACGAGGTGCTCCTGCTGTAAATGCTAAGTCAAGTTATCAATCTACATTAGAAAACTTAACAGACACTGTAGCAGCAGAAGATAATCCTCAAAATTCAGTTGCTTCTGCTGTAAATACTAATCCTAGTTCATGCTTTGTAGTTCCTCAGACCAATACGAGATACTCTGGTTCCTTGCAAGATGAAAACTCAAGCAATGGCGTTGATGGTGGGTTTAACCAGGTAGCAAAGTTGGGACTGAAGGAGAAAAAAG gaaaagtTGTGTCAGATCCCCAAGAAGGAATTAGCTTCCAAGCTGATTCGGTAGAGGCTGTAATTCCTTCAAAGGAACTTGAAGCTTCATGGACAACACATTCTGATTTCTTGAAAGATGAAAACCCAAACAATGGCATTCGTGGGTTTAATCAGGAAGCAAAGTTGGGACTGAAGGAGAAAAAAG gaaaagaagttgtgTCAGCTCCCCAAGAAGGAATTAGCTTCCGAGCTGATCCTGTAGAGGTTGTAATGCCTTTGAAGGAACTTGAAGCTTCAAGTACTAGATATTGTGGTCCCTTGAAAGGTGAAAACCCAAACAATGGCATTGACCACAATGCAAAGTTAGGTCTGAACGAGAATAAAG gaaaaatagtgATGACAGCTCCCCAAGAAGGAATTAGATTCCGAACTGATCCTGTCGAGGTTGTGATGCCTTTGAAGGAACTTGCAGCTTTGAGTAGGAGGGAATGCCTGGCCCATGTATCAGAGAGTATATCCTTTGTGGCTACGAAGCCTCCTTCAGCTAGCAGTTCAG GTGGCAACTTTTGTAGTGGCACTTGTCCGAGTAACATTGAGGCGAGTAACATTGAGGTTCAAGAAAGAACTCTACAAAATATTTCACCTAACTTACGGGAAAATCGTCAGAATGGTCCAGCAGCAGAAGTTATTTGGAA CTTTGAGGTTCTTGGTCCCAATGTTAATGTTGGATTGTGTGAAGGGTTCATTGCTCATCCTCCTGCCAAAGTTTCTCGTAAAGCCTATGAATTTTCAAAACAGATTGCTGGTGTTCTACTGTTCAAGCTGCATCCACGATGTGATTTCTGGCCAGAAATCTTTCAGATAGAATGCCCTGACAAAAATGATATTGCGTTGTATTTTTATCCTGGAAATTTTGAGAG GTCCAGGAGAAAGTACTCTCTCCTTCTAAAGTTCATAGAGAACCAAGATTTGGTTTTGAGGAGTTGCATGGGATGTGTGGAGTTACTGGTTTGTGCATCTAGATGCTTGCATGAGGATTCCCAAa AACTAGATGGCAGCTTCTTCATGTGGGGAGTTTACCGAAGTTTGAAGGACAGTACACAAACTTAA